One genomic window of Tenacibaculum tangerinum includes the following:
- a CDS encoding porin: MNIKTALTYVSMFVVLCIQAQQTNAPKFGKGLFNLAGKDSTWSMNMSARIQFLATADWDSNKNGLYNPSSSMLIRRSRLKFHGFAFSPKLQYKMELGLSNRDISGASEYTGNAPRYILDAVLKWNFYENFVLWFGQTKLPGNRERVISSGNMQLVDRSLLNKRFNIDRDMGMQLRHHFKLSDQFIVREAFAFSQGEGRNITVGNLGGHQYTAQIELLPFGKFEGKGDYVGGDLKREETPKLALAMSYDFNNNAVKNRSNQGSYMVNDEGYYQTNITTFFIDTMFKYKGFSFMGEYAYRDAEDPIAKNSDGTLTGDIVQVGSALNLQSGYLFAKNWEVSGRFTNISLDETITGKGNENQYTIGLSKYIVGHKLKVQTDISYLDVATATNELMYRLQVDIHF, from the coding sequence ATGAACATTAAAACAGCACTTACGTATGTAAGTATGTTTGTAGTACTATGCATTCAAGCACAACAAACAAATGCACCTAAATTTGGCAAAGGATTATTTAATTTAGCAGGAAAAGATAGCACATGGTCTATGAATATGAGTGCTAGAATTCAATTTTTGGCAACTGCTGATTGGGATTCTAACAAAAACGGACTGTACAATCCCTCTTCTTCAATGCTAATAAGAAGATCTCGTTTAAAATTTCATGGTTTTGCCTTCTCTCCAAAATTACAATATAAGATGGAACTTGGCTTATCTAATAGAGATATAAGTGGCGCTTCAGAGTATACAGGAAATGCCCCTAGGTATATTTTAGATGCGGTTTTAAAATGGAATTTTTACGAGAATTTTGTATTGTGGTTCGGACAAACAAAATTACCAGGTAACCGAGAACGTGTTATTTCTTCTGGTAATATGCAATTAGTAGATCGTTCTTTATTAAATAAGAGATTTAATATTGATCGAGATATGGGAATGCAGTTAAGACATCATTTTAAATTGTCTGATCAATTCATCGTTAGAGAAGCGTTCGCTTTTTCTCAAGGAGAAGGAAGAAATATAACGGTAGGAAACTTAGGGGGGCATCAATACACAGCCCAAATAGAGCTTTTGCCTTTCGGAAAATTTGAAGGCAAAGGAGATTATGTAGGAGGAGATTTAAAAAGAGAAGAAACTCCTAAACTTGCCTTAGCCATGAGTTATGATTTTAACAATAATGCCGTTAAAAATAGAAGTAATCAAGGGAGTTACATGGTAAATGATGAAGGGTATTACCAAACCAATATTACTACCTTCTTTATAGATACGATGTTTAAGTATAAAGGTTTCTCATTTATGGGAGAATATGCGTACAGAGATGCCGAAGACCCTATTGCCAAGAACTCAGACGGTACGCTAACAGGAGACATCGTACAAGTAGGTAGTGCATTGAACCTGCAATCAGGGTACTTATTCGCTAAAAACTGGGAAGTATCAGGTCGATTTACCAATATTTCTTTAGATGAAACTATTACAGGAAAAGGAAATGAAAATCAATACACAATAGGTTTATCAAAGTACATTGTTGGACACAAATTGAAAGTGCAAACCGATATTAGTTACTTAGATGTAGCGACAGCTACCAACGAATTAATGTATCGATTACAAGTAGATATTCACTTTTAA
- a CDS encoding metallophosphoesterase, giving the protein MFSKQRITNAFKNAKELPLNEKSKYILFSDCHRGDNSFADDFSHNRKIYHYALSQYLKKGFTYIELGDGDELWENTFVNIFNTNKNIYLLLREFHKQNKLYFIWGNHDMSYRNPSIVAKNFHSFYDTIDGKEKELMPNVSFSEAIRLVQEDGKSIFLLHGHQADWFNYSFWKVSRFLVRVLWRPLQILGIKDPTSPAQNFTELIKVERRLERWMKSNDNQMTITGHTHRPRFPSKNELPYFNDGSCVHPRCITGLEIENNEITLIKWHVITHKDGTMQITKTVLEGPQEVSNYI; this is encoded by the coding sequence ATGTTTTCCAAACAACGAATAACAAATGCTTTTAAAAATGCAAAAGAGCTTCCTTTAAACGAGAAGTCTAAATATATTTTATTTTCCGATTGCCATAGAGGCGACAACAGCTTTGCCGACGATTTTTCACACAACCGAAAAATATATCACTATGCGTTGTCTCAGTATTTAAAAAAAGGATTCACCTACATAGAGTTGGGTGATGGCGATGAACTTTGGGAAAATACGTTTGTAAATATTTTCAATACGAATAAAAACATCTATTTGCTACTTAGAGAATTTCATAAACAAAACAAGTTGTATTTTATTTGGGGAAATCACGATATGAGTTATAGAAACCCAAGTATAGTTGCCAAAAATTTCCACTCTTTTTACGATACTATTGATGGAAAAGAAAAAGAATTAATGCCCAATGTTTCTTTTTCAGAAGCCATTCGACTCGTACAAGAAGATGGTAAAAGTATTTTCTTGCTTCACGGACACCAAGCCGATTGGTTTAATTATAGTTTTTGGAAAGTAAGCAGGTTTTTGGTTCGTGTCTTATGGCGACCTTTGCAAATTCTGGGTATTAAAGACCCCACAAGTCCTGCACAAAACTTTACAGAGCTAATTAAAGTAGAACGCCGTCTTGAAAGATGGATGAAGAGTAATGATAACCAAATGACCATTACTGGACATACACATCGCCCCAGATTTCCTTCTAAAAATGAACTCCCATATTTTAACGATGGTAGCTGTGTACACCCTAGATGCATCACTGGTTTGGAAATTGAAAATAATGAAATTACCCTCATAAAATGGCATGTCATCACCCATAAAGACGGCACCATGCAAATTACCAAAACAGTACTAGAAGGACCACAAGAAGTAAGCAATTATATCTAG
- a CDS encoding DUF5689 domain-containing protein, with protein MKKINLYKIFAILFIAISASCVDHNDFELPTIGPDKEYANLQSLDEIVAQYNGEPVVFTEDVTVYGYVVSDDREGNFFKSIIIQDKPENPTVGLEVRIDDTNLGARYNVGRKIYIKLKGLALSKYFTSFQIGVLDGNSTDRIDTNEYINYIDRSSEIAEIIPTNLTIGEITDSHINTLVKIDGLQSEEKGLTYADPDNTFSVNRYFVSCETFESIIMRTSGFATFKSYPIPDKKGSITAIVNKFRSDYQLFIRDTNDVNFTEEYGCNNNPTEASLADVKDLYTGSETTITQNLKVKVVITSDLSTDNISNQNAFAQDATAGIALRFSDAYDLKLGDEVEIAIGGAKLSEFRGLLQLNIAPSSIISASAGTLPTPETITIEQALTGDYEGKLVQIEGVQFKDITGTYGGSNTFTSDCTNELTTFVRSQATFASNAVSDKKGTLTGVMSDFNGPQIYLRNEADVNFTEDYACGSTGGGGSSNTIFFSELADPNNNPAARFIEIYNAGTESVDLTGWVIRRYTNGNPESTSSIDLTGSTINAGQAFVIAAQKDAFETAFGFAPDLAAETGGPADSNGDDNIELVDPSGNVVDVFGVPGEDGSDTNHEFEDGRAYRKASVTQGNATYTFSEWDIWNDTGAAGTTNAPQDAPGAFTPKVR; from the coding sequence ATGAAAAAAATAAATTTATACAAGATTTTTGCAATCCTTTTTATTGCAATTTCTGCTTCGTGTGTCGATCACAACGATTTTGAATTACCAACCATTGGACCCGATAAAGAATACGCTAACTTACAATCGTTAGACGAAATTGTAGCCCAATACAACGGTGAACCTGTAGTATTTACAGAAGATGTTACTGTGTATGGATATGTAGTTTCTGATGACAGAGAAGGAAACTTTTTTAAATCAATCATTATTCAAGATAAACCAGAAAATCCAACCGTTGGTTTAGAAGTAAGAATAGACGATACCAATTTAGGCGCTCGTTACAATGTAGGTAGAAAAATATACATTAAACTAAAAGGTCTTGCTTTAAGCAAATACTTCACCTCTTTCCAAATAGGTGTTTTAGATGGAAATAGCACTGACAGAATCGATACTAATGAATATATTAATTATATTGATAGATCTTCTGAAATTGCAGAAATAATTCCTACCAATCTAACTATTGGTGAAATAACAGATAGCCATATTAACACCTTAGTTAAAATTGACGGATTACAGTCTGAAGAAAAGGGATTAACTTATGCAGATCCTGATAATACATTCTCAGTAAATAGATACTTCGTTAGTTGTGAAACTTTTGAGTCTATTATTATGAGAACCAGTGGTTTTGCTACGTTTAAATCGTATCCTATTCCAGATAAAAAAGGAAGTATCACGGCTATTGTAAACAAATTCAGAAGCGATTATCAGTTATTTATTAGAGACACCAACGATGTAAACTTTACAGAAGAATACGGTTGTAATAACAATCCTACAGAAGCTTCTTTAGCAGATGTAAAAGACTTGTATACAGGAAGTGAAACTACCATTACCCAAAACTTAAAAGTAAAAGTAGTAATTACTTCAGATCTTTCAACAGATAATATTTCGAATCAAAATGCTTTTGCTCAAGACGCTACCGCAGGTATTGCATTACGATTTAGCGATGCTTACGATTTAAAATTAGGTGATGAAGTAGAGATTGCTATTGGAGGTGCTAAATTGAGTGAATTTAGAGGTTTATTACAATTAAACATTGCTCCATCAAGTATTATTAGTGCATCAGCAGGTACCTTACCTACTCCAGAAACAATTACCATCGAGCAAGCTTTAACTGGAGACTATGAAGGAAAACTAGTGCAAATTGAAGGAGTACAATTCAAAGATATTACCGGAACTTATGGAGGTTCTAATACATTTACTTCAGACTGTACTAATGAATTAACAACCTTTGTAAGAAGTCAAGCTACGTTTGCTAGTAATGCTGTAAGCGATAAAAAAGGAACACTTACAGGTGTAATGTCTGACTTTAACGGTCCTCAAATTTACTTAAGAAATGAAGCTGATGTAAACTTTACCGAAGACTATGCTTGTGGTTCTACTGGTGGAGGTGGTTCTTCAAACACTATTTTCTTCTCTGAATTAGCTGATCCAAATAACAATCCAGCTGCTAGATTCATAGAAATATACAATGCAGGTACAGAAAGTGTTGATTTAACAGGATGGGTAATTAGAAGATACACTAATGGTAATCCAGAGTCTACTTCATCAATAGATTTAACTGGTAGTACAATTAATGCTGGTCAGGCATTTGTAATTGCTGCACAAAAAGATGCTTTTGAAACTGCTTTCGGCTTTGCTCCTGATTTAGCTGCTGAAACTGGAGGGCCTGCTGATTCAAATGGTGACGACAACATAGAATTAGTTGACCCAAGTGGTAATGTAGTTGATGTTTTCGGTGTACCTGGTGAAGATGGTTCAGATACAAATCACGAATTTGAAGATGGTAGAGCATACCGCAAAGCTTCAGTAACACAAGGGAATGCAACCTATACATTCTCAGAGTGGGATATTTGGAATGATACTGGGGCAGCAGGTACAACCAATGCACCTCAAGATGCTCCTGGAGCTTTTACTCCTAAAGTAAGATAA
- a CDS encoding inorganic phosphate transporter encodes MGDPYILMLVALAVLAIVDLVVGVSNDAVNFLNSAIGSKAIKVRNIMIIASVGVFFGAVTSSGMMEVARKGIFNPSMFMFQDIMFIFMAVMITDILLLDIFNSLGMPTSTTVSIVFELLGAAVCVSLIKIAANDAHSISDIWSYINHKKAIEIINGILLSVIVAFSVGAIVQFFSRLIYSFNFEKRPTYINSLFGGFAITAITYFIIIKGMKGTPFYSDVKHLIEGNTVLIVAGSFVLWSMVSYLLIQFFKVNILKLIIGIGTFSLAMAFSGNDLVNFIGVPIAAWNSYQAWEISGVAPDAFSMGILAKKVPSNVWLLLLAGAIMVITLWTSSKARNVIKTGIDLSRQGDGHEKFQPNALSRIVVRGAMGINAAISFFIPQKTLQFIDSKFQKPVIELPKDKTYEMPAFDLVRAAVNLIVAGILISIATSMKLPLSTTYVTFMVAMGTSLADRAWGRESAVYRVAGVINVIGGWFLTAITAFLTAALIAYLISWDMVMIPVLLLVVALLIARNTLQHRKKSKEEKKQVYMERAELITINGVIEESSDHISGVAKRINKLYSSVVDDLAKHDLVKLRKTDKHVTKLNDEIDNLKDGVFYFIKSLDDTSVQASKFYILILGYLQDVAQSISYISRATYKHVNNNHKHLKKGQIKDLKSIDNTLSKLLDDISTTFENRSFDNLEHIINEKKELLKDVSMSIEKQVDRIRTDETSPKNTTLYFSILIETQDLVSGIMSLLETYEEFHISTKSADLEN; translated from the coding sequence ATGGGAGATCCATATATTTTAATGCTAGTCGCTTTAGCTGTTTTAGCTATAGTCGATTTGGTTGTAGGAGTTAGTAACGATGCTGTTAACTTTTTAAATTCAGCAATCGGTTCTAAAGCAATTAAAGTAAGAAATATTATGATAATTGCTAGTGTCGGTGTGTTTTTTGGAGCTGTTACTTCAAGTGGTATGATGGAAGTAGCACGTAAGGGAATTTTTAACCCTAGCATGTTTATGTTCCAAGACATCATGTTTATTTTTATGGCAGTAATGATTACTGATATTTTATTACTCGATATCTTTAACTCGTTAGGAATGCCTACCTCAACCACAGTTTCTATTGTATTTGAATTATTAGGAGCAGCAGTATGTGTTTCATTGATAAAAATTGCAGCCAATGATGCCCATTCAATTTCTGATATTTGGAGCTATATCAATCACAAAAAAGCCATTGAAATAATTAACGGTATTCTACTCTCCGTAATTGTCGCCTTTTCGGTAGGAGCAATCGTACAGTTCTTTTCCCGTTTAATTTACTCGTTTAATTTTGAGAAAAGACCTACCTATATAAACTCGCTATTTGGTGGTTTTGCCATTACAGCAATTACGTACTTTATCATCATCAAAGGAATGAAAGGAACTCCTTTTTATAGCGATGTAAAACACTTAATTGAAGGAAATACTGTACTTATTGTTGCTGGTAGTTTTGTTCTTTGGAGTATGGTATCTTATCTTTTAATACAATTTTTTAAGGTTAATATCTTAAAACTAATTATTGGTATTGGTACCTTCTCACTAGCAATGGCGTTTTCTGGTAACGATTTGGTAAACTTTATTGGGGTACCTATTGCTGCTTGGAACTCATACCAAGCTTGGGAAATCTCTGGTGTTGCACCTGATGCCTTTTCTATGGGCATCTTAGCTAAAAAAGTGCCTTCTAACGTATGGTTGTTATTGTTAGCTGGTGCCATTATGGTAATTACCTTATGGACTTCAAGCAAGGCTAGAAACGTTATTAAAACAGGTATCGATTTATCTCGCCAAGGAGACGGACATGAGAAGTTTCAACCAAATGCATTATCAAGAATTGTTGTAAGAGGTGCTATGGGAATTAATGCAGCTATTAGCTTTTTTATCCCTCAGAAAACGTTACAATTTATTGATTCTAAGTTTCAAAAACCCGTAATTGAATTACCAAAAGATAAAACTTATGAAATGCCTGCTTTCGATTTGGTAAGAGCAGCTGTAAACTTGATTGTCGCTGGTATTTTAATTTCTATTGCAACCTCTATGAAATTACCTTTATCAACTACCTATGTAACTTTTATGGTAGCCATGGGTACTTCGTTAGCTGATAGAGCTTGGGGACGTGAAAGTGCGGTGTATAGAGTAGCTGGTGTAATTAATGTAATTGGCGGATGGTTTTTAACTGCCATTACAGCTTTCTTAACAGCTGCTTTAATAGCTTACTTAATTAGCTGGGATATGGTAATGATTCCTGTATTATTACTTGTAGTAGCTCTTCTAATTGCTAGAAATACCTTACAACACAGAAAAAAATCGAAAGAAGAAAAGAAACAGGTATACATGGAAAGAGCTGAGTTGATTACCATTAACGGGGTAATTGAAGAAAGTTCTGACCATATTTCTGGTGTTGCCAAACGTATTAACAAACTGTATTCTAGCGTGGTTGATGACCTTGCAAAACACGATTTAGTTAAGTTGCGTAAAACAGATAAACACGTTACAAAACTAAACGATGAAATTGATAATTTAAAAGATGGCGTGTTCTACTTTATCAAATCACTAGACGATACGTCTGTGCAAGCCAGTAAATTTTACATCTTAATCCTAGGCTATTTACAAGACGTAGCACAATCTATTAGTTATATTTCTAGAGCAACGTATAAGCACGTTAACAACAATCATAAACACCTTAAAAAAGGTCAAATTAAAGATTTAAAAAGTATCGATAATACTCTTTCTAAGTTATTAGATGATATCAGTACTACTTTTGAAAATAGAAGTTTTGATAATTTGGAACATATTATTAACGAAAAGAAAGAATTGTTGAAAGATGTTTCTATGTCTATTGAAAAACAAGTAGATCGTATTAGAACAGATGAAACAAGTCCAAAAAATACTACTTTATACTTTAGTATTTTAATAGAAACACAAGATTTAGTTTCTGGAATCATGAGTTTACTAGAAACCTATGAAGAGTTTCACATTAGTACAAAATCTGCTGATTTAGAAAATTAG